The window GCCTCGGCATAGAAGCGCGGCGCGGCGCGGGCGTCCAGAATCTGCACTTCGCCGTTCAGCGCCTGCTCCACCTGGCGCATATTCACTACCGCATCGGCGTTGAAACGGGCGTTGAAGGTTTGCGGCTCGGGCAGCGCCGGGCCGGTTTCCAGCGCCTGGCCTAACGCTGTCCAACCGTTCAGGCCTTCGTCCAGCACGTAAACCTGCTGCGCGCCGAAGTTGCGGAAGGTCCACCAGCCGCGCGGCGCCGAAAACTGATTGCCCTCGTCATAAAACACGATGCGTTGTTTTTCGCTGAGGCCCATCTGGCCGGCCGCCGCGCCGAAGGCCTCCGCCGTCGGCAGCATATGCGGCAGCGCGGTATTTTTGTCCGCCACGTCATCGATGTCGAAGTACACCGCGCCCGGAATATGGCCGCGTTCGAATTCCGCGAGCATGTCTTTTTTCGGCGTCAGGCCGACCGGGGACATCCTGACGTCGACCACCGCCAGATCTTCATCGTTGATATGTTGTGCAAGCCATTGGGGAGTAACCAGAAAAGGAGAGTTCATCGTCATGATCGCCTGTGGTGAAAACGGATTTTCACTATACACCAGGGGGCGAGGCGATGGGGTATGATGAATGACATGGGTGGCGGACAATCTTGAGGTAGCATGGATAACGCAAGCTTCGGCGGGGCGAAAATCGCGCTGCTGTGCGACGACCTATTGCTGGTTTATCAACGCGACGACAGGCCCGACATTCCCTGGCCTGGGCTTTGGGATCTGCCCGGCGGCGGGCGCGAGAACGGCGAAACGCCGTTGCAGTGCGTGCAGCGCGAAACGCGGGAGGAGTTCGGCCTGTCCATCGGCGCGCAGCAGGTCGGCTGGCAGAGGCGCTATGACGGCCTTTTTCCCGGCTATCCGCCGACCTGGTTTATGGTCGGCGAGATTACGCCGGGCCAGATCGCCGCCATTCGCTTTGGCGATGAAGGGCAGGATTGGCGAATGATGCCAATAACGGCGTTTATTCATCATCCGCAGGGCATTGAGCATCTGCGGCGGCGGCTGGCCGAATACCTGATCCAGCGGGATTAACGGCGCTCCTCATGCGCCAGCCGGTTGATTTGCGCCGGTTCGACGATCCGCAGGTCCGTCGCGCGGCGCGCCACCGCCAGCATCGCCAGCCCGACGCGCTCGGTGGTGGTGACCTGATTGGGGAATAGCCGCAACGCCCCGAGCCACAGCGGTTTGAACAGCCGATACAGCAGATCGTAGGCGCGGGTTTTGGAGCGAATGCCGTGCAGCGGCAAAATCGCCCCGGGGCGGAACATCACCGCGTGGAACGGCAGCGCCAGCAGGGCATTTTCGGTCGCGCCCTTGACTCTGGCCCACATGCTGCGCCCGCGTTCGCTGCTGTCGGTGCCGACGCCGGAAACGTAGATGAAGGTCATCGTCGGGTTCAGCCGCGCCAGCGGCCGGGCGGCGGCCAGCGTCAGATCAAAGGTGACCGCACGATAATCGGCTTCGCTCATGCCGACAGAAGAGATCCCCAGGCAGAAAAAGCAGGCGTCATAGCCGCCAAGCTGCGGCTCCAGCGCCGACAGCGCGCCAAGATCCGGCGGCGTTAGCTGGCGGAGTTTGGGGTGGCTCTGCGTCAGCGTACTGCGGCCAATGCTCAGCACCTCGCTGACCTGCGGATCGCGCAGGCATTCGCGCAGCACGCCCTGGCCGACCATGCCGCTGGCGCCGAATAATATCACTTTCATATTCTGTTCTCCTGTTTGCCCGCCGCGCGCTGAGTGCGCCAGCGGTTCGGCGTCTGCGATTCCCATTGCATAAAGGCGCGGCTGAACGAGTTCATTTCTTCAAACCCCAGCACAAAGGCGATTTCGCCCGGTTCCAGATCGGTATCCGCCAGCAGTTGGCAGGCGGTGCGATGGCGAGTCTTGTCCAGCAACTGCTGATAGCTGTAGCCGTGCTGCTGCAGACGGCGCTGCAGGGTGCGCGGGCTGATGTAGAGCTCGGCCGCCACGCTGTTAACGCTCGGGCGCTGGCCGCGCATGGTGCGGCCGAGGATCGCCATCACCTGGTCCGGCAAATCCTTGCTTTGCAGCGATTTGGCCAGCTCGGCCTCCAGCCCCGGCAGCAGCACCGCCAGCATGTCCTGATTGTAGGTGATGAACGGCTGCTGCATCAGCGCGCGGTCGAATACCAGCACGTCCAGCGGCGCATTGAAATGCACCGGGCAGCCGAAGTGGCGCGGCAGCGGCGAGGCGGGATCCGCTCGCCGGGTCAGTTCGATCGCCTGCGGCCGTATCGCCCGGCCTGCGCCGCGGCTGCACAGGGTAATGATGGAGGCGAACATGGCGTCGATCAGCAACTCCGGCGCATGGCCTTCGGCCATGGTCCAGCGGGTATGCAGCCGCACGCTGTCGCCGTCTTCCACCAGCATCAGCTCTTCCGGGCACAGCAGCCGTTTGTAGCGGGCGACCTTCTGCAGCGCCTCGCCGAGGGTGGCGGAATGCAGTGCGGCGACCGAGGCGATGTCGTAATGCTCCGGCGAGACGTCGCCGCCCAGACGCAGGCCAAAGGCGGCGTCATCGGTTAACCGGGCGAGGGCGCGCCAGATATCGAAAAACTGCCGGGTAGACAGCTTGATCTTCTCGCGCCGCTCGCTGAACAGCCCGGCAGGCAGGCCGGCCAGTTGGCCAACCCGTTCGATATCCACGCCCAGCAACGTCAGGCGCGCCGACAGGGCGCTGGACAGGGAAATCTGGTCGCTGCTCATTGTTGCTCCTTATGATTTGCCGGTAACCAATGCCGCCATAGCGGCATGATCCGGTTGGCTGTCGTCGCGATCGGTGCTCAGGCTGAGCGCCCGAAACGCGGCGTCTTCCGCTGCGCGTTCGGCCAGGACCTGCCCGGCCAGGTGTACCGCATCGCTGCCCAGCAGCAGGCGCAACGGGGGTTTTTCCAGTGCGGCCAGCTGCAGGATCGCCTGTGCGGCCTTGGCCGGGTCGCCGGGCTGGTGGCCGTTATGCTGCTGCAAATAGTCGAGCATCGGGCCCAGCGTCGGCTGATAGGCGGCGCCGATTGGCGCGATGGTCATCGATGAGCCGGCCCAGTCGGTGCGAAAACCGCCGGGCTCCACCATGGTCAGCTTCACGCCGAATGGCGCTATCTCTTTCGCCAGCGATTCGGAGAAGCCTTCGACGGCCCACTTGGCGGTATGATAGGCGCTGAGGCCCGGCACGCCAAGGCGGGCGCCGATGGTGGAGATCTGAATGATGTGGCCGCCGCCCTGCCGGCGCAGCAGCGGCAAGGCGGCGCGGGTGACGTTGAACACGCCGTAAAAATTGGTGTCGATCTGCGCGCGGAAGTCGGCCTCATCGGCTTCCTCCACCGGGGCAATGTTGCCGTAGCCGGCGTTGTTGACCAATACGTCGAGCCGGCCGAAGCGTTCAACCGCGGTTTGCACCGCGCGTTGCGCCGCCGCCGCGTCGGTGACGTCCAGTGCGACCGTGACGACCCGGTCGCCGTAGCGATCCGCCAGCGCTTGCAATTGCTGCGGCTGGCGCGCGGTGGCGACCAGGCGATGCCCGGCGGCCAGCACCGCCTGCGCCAATTGCTGGCCGAGGCCGCGTGAACTGCCGGTAATTAACCATACCTGAGACTGTGACATGACAACCTTCCTTACCTGCTCGTTGGATGAGGCTTTACTCTAGAAGGTTAGGCGGCGCACCGATAATCCGATCGCGCCAACAGTTAATCCGATCGCGCCAATGTATCGGCAGCCATCAGTTGCTGCACTGTGTCGCCGACCCGCTGTACCGCCCGTTCTATCTCTGCGGTCAATTTGGCCGCGTAGTTGATGCGCAGGCAGTTGCGGTATTTGCCGGAGGCGGAAAAGATGCTGCCGACGGCGATCTGCACGCCTTGTTGCTCGAGATAGCGATTCAGCCGCAGGGTATCGAACTCTTCATGCAGTTCAATCCACAGCATAAAGCCGCCGCGCGGCTGGCTGACGCGGGTGCCGGCCGGGAAATATTTCATGATCCAATCGGTCATCCGATCGCGATTTTGCTGGTAACGGGCGCGCATGCGCCGCAGGTGCTGCAGGTAATGGCCGTGGCGGATAAACTCGGCGATCGCCAGCTGCGGCTGGGTTGCGGTTGAGCCGGTGCCGATATATTTCATGTGCAGCACGCGCTCGAGATAGCGGCCGGGAGCTATCCAGCCCACGCGCAGGCCGGGCGCCAGCGTTTTGGAAAACGAACTGCACAGCAGCACGCGGCCGTCGTCGTCAAACGCCTTGATGGTGCGCGGGCGCGGGTAGCGGTAGGCGATATCGCCGTACACGTCGTCTTCGATAATCGCCGCGTCATGGCGCTGCGCCAGCATCAGCAGGCGTTTTTTATGCGCGTCCGGCATGATGTAACCCAGCGGGTTATTGCAGTTGGGCGTCAACAAAATGGCTTTGATTGGCCACTGTTCCAGCGCCATTTCCAGCGCCTCCAGGCTGACGCCGGTCAGCGGATCGGTGGGAATTTCCAGCGCCTTCATGCCCAGCCCTTTCAGCGTCTGCATGGTGCCGTGAAAGCAGGGGGAATCCACCGCGACGATATCCCCCGGCCGGCAAACCGCCCGCAGCCCGGCGGACAAGGCTTCGTGGCAGCCGGTGGTGACCACCAGCTGGCCGGCGCCTATCCGGCAGCCGGAGTCCAGCAGCAGGCGGGCTATCTGTTCACGCAGCTCCGTGACGCCCTGAATGCTGTCATACAGCAGGCTGCGCAGATCGCCGTGGCGGCCGATATTGCCCAGCGCTTTCAGCAGCGGTTTCAGCGTTGGCTCGTGGATATCCGGCATGCCGCGCCCGAGCTGTATCAGGTCCGCGCGCGGCTTATTGCGGATCAGTTCCAGCACCTGTTCCCACTGCGAAATGTCCACCGGGCGCTGCACCGGCGCGGTGACGGCGGGCAGCGCGGCCTGCGGCCGCCGCGAACGCACGAAGTAGCCTGACTTGGGGCGCGCTTCCACCAGGTGGCTTTCTTCCAGCAGCCGATAGGCCTGCTGCACCGTGCTGATGCTGACGCCGTGCTCCTGGCTCAGGGTGCGCACCGAAGGCAGCCGCTCCCCGGCCGGGTAAAGCCCCTGTTCGATGCGTTGGCCGAGAATGGCGGCCAGTCTGGCGTAACGAGTCATACAGATGCCCAAAGTCAGAGTGAATGGGAAAAAATCGGTACAGATGCAGATAAATTAGACCATTCAGATAGGTGGAGACAGCTTTTGTATGGAAAAAATATCGTCTGCGTGAATCTGTATTGTTTTTCCCTCGCGCCGCATCATGGTTTTTACAGCCAAACCTGAGGAGAGCATGATGAGCGTTTTGTCCCTTGTTAAAGCCCCGGCGGCGCGGCGGCGGCTGTTGTCCCGCTGGCGGCTGTACCTGCTGCGCCACCGCACGCGCAAGGCGCTGTTGCAGCTGGACGAGGCCCGGCTGACGGATATTGGCCTGACGCGCGCGCAAGCGGTGCGCGAAGGCTGTAAACCCTTCTGGAAGGAGTAAGGAGAACGCATGCTGAAGCTATTGGGCAAGGCCTCGTCAATAAACGTGCGCAAGGTGTTGTGGACCGGCCATGAGTTGGGGCTGCCGCTGCAGCGGGAAGACTGGGGCAGCGGTTTCCGCTCCACGCAGCAGCCGGAGTTTCTGGCGCTGAATCCCAACGGGCTGGTGCCGGTGCTGATCGACGGCGAACGGGTGCTGTGGGAGTCCAACACCATCTGCCGTTATCTGGCCGGGCGGGAAGGGCGCCATGACCTGTTGCCGCAGGCGCCCGGTGCGCGCGCGGCGGTAGAGATGTGGATGGACTGGCAGGCTACCGATCTGAACAATGCCTGGCGTTACGTGTTTATGTCGCGGGTGCGTCAGGATGCGGCGTATCAGGATGCCGCTCGCCTGGCGGCGGCGGAGCGGGAGTGGAACCGGCTGATGGGGCTGCTGGAACACCAGCTGGCGGGCGGCGGCCCCTATGTCGCCGGCGAGGCTTTTACCCTGGCCGACGTGGTGCTGGGGCTGTCGCTGAACCGCTGGCTGATGACGCCGTTTACCCGCCCGGATTACCCGGCGTTGGGCGGCTATCTGCAGCGTTTGCAGCAGCGGCCCGGTTTTAGGTTGCATGGCGCCAATGGTTTGCCCTGATTCGAAATAAAACGTTCATTTTATCTTGACCGGCCGCATGCGCATGCGGCCGGTTTTTTGTTGCAGCCTGCTCTGCACAGTTTCATGAACGTCATCACGAATATCAGTTTTATTTTTCATTCTTCTTGTTATTGAAATTTATATTCCATATAAAACCATATCAGACGGTGCGTTTCATTTAACGAAGCGCCGCCGCATTCAGGATAATCGGCAACGGGAGAAGGTGATGAAACAGGTACGGGTTGGGTTAATCGGCACCGGCTATATCGGGCGTTGTCACGCCATCGCTTATGCGCAGGCCGCCACGGTGTTTCCGCTGAAGGGGGAACTGGTGTTGGAGATGCTGGCGGAGGTGACGCCGGAGCTGGCGGCGCAGCGTGCGGCCGAATTCGGCTTTGCGCGTTCGACCGGCGACTGGCGGCAGCTGGTGGCCGACCCGGCCATTGATGTGGTGGATATTTGCGCCCCGAACTTCCTGCATAAAGAGATGGCGCTGGAGGCGATCCGCCACGGCAAACACGTCTATTCCGAAAAACCGCTGGCGCTGGACGCCGCCGACGCGGCGGAAATGGTGCAAGCCGCCCGCGCCAAAGGGGTCAAGACGCTGGTGGGCTTCAACTATATGAAAAACCCTACCAGCCAGCTGGCACGCGAAATTATCGCCAACGGCGAGATTGGCGAGGTGGTGCACTTTTACGGCACCCACAACGAAGACTATCTGGCCGATCCGCGCACGC is drawn from Serratia entomophila and contains these coding sequences:
- a CDS encoding Rossmann-fold NAD(P)-binding domain-containing protein — protein: MKVILFGASGMVGQGVLRECLRDPQVSEVLSIGRSTLTQSHPKLRQLTPPDLGALSALEPQLGGYDACFFCLGISSVGMSEADYRAVTFDLTLAAARPLARLNPTMTFIYVSGVGTDSSERGRSMWARVKGATENALLALPFHAVMFRPGAILPLHGIRSKTRAYDLLYRLFKPLWLGALRLFPNQVTTTERVGLAMLAVARRATDLRIVEPAQINRLAHEERR
- a CDS encoding aminotransferase-like domain-containing protein: MTRYARLAAILGQRIEQGLYPAGERLPSVRTLSQEHGVSISTVQQAYRLLEESHLVEARPKSGYFVRSRRPQAALPAVTAPVQRPVDISQWEQVLELIRNKPRADLIQLGRGMPDIHEPTLKPLLKALGNIGRHGDLRSLLYDSIQGVTELREQIARLLLDSGCRIGAGQLVVTTGCHEALSAGLRAVCRPGDIVAVDSPCFHGTMQTLKGLGMKALEIPTDPLTGVSLEALEMALEQWPIKAILLTPNCNNPLGYIMPDAHKKRLLMLAQRHDAAIIEDDVYGDIAYRYPRPRTIKAFDDDGRVLLCSSFSKTLAPGLRVGWIAPGRYLERVLHMKYIGTGSTATQPQLAIAEFIRHGHYLQHLRRMRARYQQNRDRMTDWIMKYFPAGTRVSQPRGGFMLWIELHEEFDTLRLNRYLEQQGVQIAVGSIFSASGKYRNCLRINYAAKLTAEIERAVQRVGDTVQQLMAADTLARSD
- a CDS encoding oxidoreductase, which translates into the protein MSQSQVWLITGSSRGLGQQLAQAVLAAGHRLVATARQPQQLQALADRYGDRVVTVALDVTDAAAAQRAVQTAVERFGRLDVLVNNAGYGNIAPVEEADEADFRAQIDTNFYGVFNVTRAALPLLRRQGGGHIIQISTIGARLGVPGLSAYHTAKWAVEGFSESLAKEIAPFGVKLTMVEPGGFRTDWAGSSMTIAPIGAAYQPTLGPMLDYLQQHNGHQPGDPAKAAQAILQLAALEKPPLRLLLGSDAVHLAGQVLAERAAEDAAFRALSLSTDRDDSQPDHAAMAALVTGKS
- a CDS encoding DUF1127 domain-containing protein; translated protein: MSVLSLVKAPAARRRLLSRWRLYLLRHRTRKALLQLDEARLTDIGLTRAQAVREGCKPFWKE
- the sseA gene encoding 3-mercaptopyruvate sulfurtransferase; this translates as MNSPFLVTPQWLAQHINDEDLAVVDVRMSPVGLTPKKDMLAEFERGHIPGAVYFDIDDVADKNTALPHMLPTAEAFGAAAGQMGLSEKQRIVFYDEGNQFSAPRGWWTFRNFGAQQVYVLDEGLNGWTALGQALETGPALPEPQTFNARFNADAVVNMRQVEQALNGEVQILDARAAPRFYAEAPEPRPGLHRGHIPGSINIPYGELLENGRFKSLAALRQTFSDKGVDIKRPIITSCGSGVTAAVLAFGLLSLEAPQVKLYDGAWSEWGQLSGKQPIEQD
- a CDS encoding AraC family transcriptional regulator, giving the protein MSSDQISLSSALSARLTLLGVDIERVGQLAGLPAGLFSERREKIKLSTRQFFDIWRALARLTDDAAFGLRLGGDVSPEHYDIASVAALHSATLGEALQKVARYKRLLCPEELMLVEDGDSVRLHTRWTMAEGHAPELLIDAMFASIITLCSRGAGRAIRPQAIELTRRADPASPLPRHFGCPVHFNAPLDVLVFDRALMQQPFITYNQDMLAVLLPGLEAELAKSLQSKDLPDQVMAILGRTMRGQRPSVNSVAAELYISPRTLQRRLQQHGYSYQQLLDKTRHRTACQLLADTDLEPGEIAFVLGFEEMNSFSRAFMQWESQTPNRWRTQRAAGKQENRI
- a CDS encoding glutathione S-transferase family protein; the encoded protein is MLKLLGKASSINVRKVLWTGHELGLPLQREDWGSGFRSTQQPEFLALNPNGLVPVLIDGERVLWESNTICRYLAGREGRHDLLPQAPGARAAVEMWMDWQATDLNNAWRYVFMSRVRQDAAYQDAARLAAAEREWNRLMGLLEHQLAGGGPYVAGEAFTLADVVLGLSLNRWLMTPFTRPDYPALGGYLQRLQQRPGFRLHGANGLP
- a CDS encoding NUDIX hydrolase codes for the protein MDNASFGGAKIALLCDDLLLVYQRDDRPDIPWPGLWDLPGGGRENGETPLQCVQRETREEFGLSIGAQQVGWQRRYDGLFPGYPPTWFMVGEITPGQIAAIRFGDEGQDWRMMPITAFIHHPQGIEHLRRRLAEYLIQRD